The sequence below is a genomic window from Cucumis melo cultivar AY chromosome 5, USDA_Cmelo_AY_1.0, whole genome shotgun sequence.
AGGGTCTTGGTGGTGTAGCTGGGCAGAGGGGTTCCCTTGTAATTAGTCTTCTTATGATTATTAACGGTTGGAGGACTCTTCTTGGTTAGCTAGGTGGGAGGGGTTCCCTCTACCCTGCTCTTAGGCTGTTCTTTTGGCTCTACTGGTAAATATTAACCTTTgttgtttataaaaaaataataaaaaacaattatttAGTAATTACATGTTTCTTTCCTCAACAAGTTATGTTGTCTTGTTCCTTTGCTGCGTAATGTGTACTTTACTAATTGTCTTTTTCCCTTTACATGCTATGCGGCCACGGGTTTGGTTGAAATTTGTGGTCTTCATTGTTCCCAGGGAGTAAGTTCACATCCACCTATTGGCTCTCAAGAAAATCTTAGTTTGTTTTCATACAaggattttgttttttttaaacatatatTTGATAGAAGGTAAGTTGAAATATCTTTTGCAGCCTATATTTCATGATGGGATGAAAGAATGGAGCTGTTGCAAGAAAAGAAGCCACGACTTCAGCTTATTTTTGGAGATTCCAGGGTCAGATCTTTTTTCgttcttttatttttagttgGAATGCTACACTGTTTCCATGCATAATTGATATGAACTGATGTTTTTTGATTCCATTCCCACACTTTCCTAGACTATATATATTACTTCTATGCAAATACAAATTTTTTTCAGGGCAATTCTAAATATGAACCAAGTCTTGGTATCCAGACCCTCAAGAATTTACTCTTGTTTTTTAGATTCATCAATTTTTCTATAGATCGTGTAACCATTTTATTACTCCATTTCCGGCTTTGAGTCCTCATCCTCTGATGTGCAACAGATTCACGTACTTGCTTCGTTACCCCTCACATTCTGATGGGTGGGTGTGACTTTTTTGTGCTGTCACTTTGCTCCTTGATAATATATTCGCCTGAAAATTatctgatcctactacatttggcTTCTAAAAAAACTAGTAGGATATTAAGTTCTTGGATAACTTAAACTCATTCCATCAAATCCCTTTACTATTTGCTTTGGCCCATGTTGACCGTTAAGCCGCACACAATGGTTTAATGATATGAATTATTGGTCTTCACTCCTTGTTTATATGGTTTTTCATTTGGACTTTGGAAGATATGTGTTGTATTCATACTGCATTTTTGTGACAAGTATGACGTGTTCTTCTGCATAGAATATGTTTTTGTTTCGCTGATCTTTCATTTCTGTAAATCTGTCTACAATTTATACAAGTGAGCATACCTTTCATGTTTAAGACTTAGATGGATGGTATTAAAAGTTAAGGTTGGTCTTCGAAAGCCTTTTAAGTTGAATCAAAGTTGTAGTTTTTGTTCACTTTTTTGAATAAAGATGCAAGACCGGAAAACATACAACTGAAAAGCCAGTTTTGACCAAGCCAACCACTGCTGTTAAGAAGTTAAGTCCTCCTTTGTCTTCCATGACAAATGCATTAGGGAAAGAGTCATGTGCTAGGTGTCAGCAAGGTTTCTTCTGTTCAGACCATGGTAAGCGCATCTTTTTACTTTCTTTCAATTTGTATCGGAGTACGGTACCTTGATTTTATGCTATATTTGCTGATGAGTTTGGTATCCTCATCTGGCAACTCTCCTGAATGTTAATATTGTAATTTAATCCAAGTTTGAATCTTAGGTACACAAATTAAAGGCACTAACAAATCTATTAATGAAACCTCAACTATACCCGGTGCAAGCAATACTGATACTCAGGCCcctccaacaaaaaaaaaagaaattggtaTTAATGAACCTCAGATCTGCAAGAATAAGGGGTGTGGTAAAACTTTCACAGAGATGGAGAATCATGAAACTGCCTGCAGTTACCACCCCGGACCTCCTGTTTTTCATGATCGGTTGAGAGGGGTGAGATCATATATTTACTAAACTTTAAaaacacctttttttttttttttgtcgtcATGGCGTTCAATTATAGATTTATCAACTACCGATATTGATGCTTTCTATGTTTGATTTAAAGTGGCAATGCTGCAACATTCACGTTAAGGAATTTGACGAGTTCATGGAAATTCCTCCCTGCTCTCGTGGTTGGCACAATGCCGATCCAGCATAACTAAACAACATAGCCATATAAGGTATTGAGGTTCTTGCATTTTAGAAGAATGCACTAACCCTTTGGAATTCTGTTTCAgttggttttttctttcttattcgATGAAATCTCTCAATCTAGACAAATTTATATATTGCATATTTCTCCACTCCATCTTCCTTCCAGAATTGATTGAACTACCAGAAGCTTTGCAAAGATAATCTATTTACTTCCGAGATAAATATCATAATAATTTATATGGTACAGGGTTTACCATGAACTTTTATTGGacttgttttgtagtacaaCCTTGTGTTTCTATGAAGATATTGGAAGGTGGACTGGTTGGTCGTATCTGATTCCGACATTCATTTCCTTATGGCTTATAAATAGGAGAAACAACTGTGGAGATCTAGTTAACTTCATCAGCATATATACTAAATGAATGAAGCTTCAGTATGGTTATGATAACTTCAATGTTGTATATTTTTGATCCTGCGATATAACATTATTAATCTTTTGAAACTATGTCCTCGACATGTTCTTCCCTATAGATGCTTATCTTGTGGCCGCAATGATTGGCATCCCCCTTATAGTTAAATTCTCCTTACATCTGATGGCAAACTAGAGCCATATTGTTGCCCCCAGCAGTTTGATTGAATGGTATATGTATTCATTTCATCTAATCACACAAAATATAGTTGATTGACAAGGTGTGAAAAGTGTGTCATGTGTAGTTGGTAAAGTTTAAAGAGTAATCATGCAACAATATATGctaattattgtggaaaatgAAACACTAGTTGCGAGTGAAGAATTGTGAAAAGGGTAGAGATTTACCAATTCACCTTGACAAAAGATTATTTATAAAGATTCTTGCTTATTTATGTATTGTGGTGGCAAATAAGGATATTGAACTCAAAGGACTTGAATTCAAACTCAGAAAGATTGTTACAAAAAATAAGAAAGCATTAAAAGATCaagcaaaaaatttaaagaattatGTTGCGAAAAGAAACAAAGTATATTCTAAGTTGTTCCAACTCATGATAATAGAATATGTGAAAAAACTACTCAATTAATAAAGGTAAGGCGAGAGTAATTGGACATTTGAGGGGGGTTTTGGAGGGTTTTTCAAAGAGTTTTTGAGTTTCCTTTGGATGAATTAGCGTATGGGAGTGAGGGATGCTATTTATAGAATTTTAGGGCGGTGGAAATTTAACTTGGAAATTTAACTTTTGGTGAAATTGGTGAAGAAGAGGAAGGAAATGGGGCTTTTAACGTCGGATTGGGTATTTTATGTGTAAAAAAGGAAGTAACATGTTAGTCTCGAATAGCAGTAGATGATGGGCGAAAAGAAATGTGTAAGAAGTGTTTTCGGATTGAAATCCATATTTAAATGTGTAAGAAGTGTTTTCGGATTGAAATCCAGATTTTGAACTTATAACCTTGGGGTGGCGTGTGTGAGTGGATGGACGACATGTGTCATGGCAAATTTGCAATATTTACCAAAATGCTATTTGATTAATGCTGAAGAAATTAATTCATTGATGATGGGTTTCGAACATGCGACCTTGGAGTAAAAAATGCTGAAAAAAATGTGTGGTTGTGATTCGAATTCGGTGGATTATGCACATGGAATTTTGAATTCTTTCTCATTATTTACCATTTTCCCCTTGTCTTCAGATTGCTTGTTTTCCTTCTTTTCGACTCTGTTTGAGGTGATTTTCGTTGCATTAGGTCCGTAGCGGAGTCTACTATCACATTCGGCAtacaaatatcaaaataatgaatatgtATGCACTATGGGTTGAGAATAAGCTAGTAATAAAGAGGTAAAGATTTGTCCTAACAAAATACCTCCAACTTAAGCTTTGTTTGTCTCGTGCGAAGTAAAACTAATAAGGATTAGTCAATCATGTAGCATGCATGAGAAGCAAACATGAACTTAAGAGAAAAACAAACAGTGATGCAAGTATATAGGCGATCATTAGCCTGTTACTCAATGCTTTAACAATCTATTACTAACGAGTATAGGTGATCATTAGCCTGTTACTAACGAGTTCAACCTAACCACGTTACTCAATGCCTTAACAGTCTATTCAAATCTATACTTAAACTTTATTCAAACTATCAAAGAGATTACAAGCTACTGATTGAATTTAGGGTTTAACTAAGTTCATCCGAAACAAGCATGTTTAGACAAACTTAAGTTTGCTACTCCGTCACTAGACATGCTTCGAAAGGGTTAAAAAGACATCTTAGACTTGTTTTTTTTCCTACTATGGATCGAGAAGGATTCATCCTCTTTTCTAATTCCTTAGTCTACTCGATGTTATGTTAAGAACTTTAAGAACTGGGTAGTAACTTTCTTTTGCTTAGGTCAAAGTGAGGGATTCCTAGGAAGGGTTTCGTGCAACACTAACTGATCATGTAGGAATGCTCAACCTTTCAACCTACCCGACTATattcttatctttttttttttttagcttttaCATGCATAGCgcataaattttttctttttcttttctttttgctcAAGGATACCTCACGTATTGCTTATAGTTAacactctcttttctttctttggtatgcaaaaaaaaaaaaaaaaaatggtagcTAGACCTTGCTAGAATCGATGGACTATCTTTGTCTAGGGTTTTTGACTTAGTTTCTAATGACCGTTTCCTTCGAAGTGACAACCAACTTTATTAATGCCTACCCTTTTGTAAAGGAATCTAGTTTGTTATGACTAGAGAAGAGGTTTCTAACTCATGTTTGACAAGACAAGAGTGTTAAAATCGTCTCAATGTCTAAAGAGTAACTCCTATCCTTTTTTAATTCTATCTAGGCTAGATTTGGACTAAATGTATCATAGACACTTCTTAATAACGCAACAGAGAAGACAAGGCTAGAAATACATCCATTCTTGTATCTTAAAATTACTTCTTTAACATTTCTTTAGCTAATTCTTGAGTATCTTGAATTACCATTCTTGTATCTTAATATTAGTTATTCTTAGTTGTTCTTTAGTTAATTCTTGTATCTTGAGTTAGTTCAAAAATAAACTAACTCAATCCTACAAAGTTAGTTCTAAAATAAATAACTTCAATAACTATTGTAATTTTTCAGCCTATATAAAGGCTTCCCCTctcattaataaaaaaaatcagaaGTATTATTTAGGAAATTCCCTAAAGTTTATGCATTACTGCATCACCGTTCCtgcaataacaataataataacaataatgataataataacaatgaCAACGACGACGACGATGTCCATTTAGTCTTAAATCTTTGAAAACGCTAAGAGGCACGACATTTATTGATGTACCTAAATCAAACATTACATTAGATATGTCTATATTACCTATTATGCAAGGGAGTGAAAACATTCCCGGATCAACacattttttttggaaaaattttcttttaaagagaAGATACATTTCTACTAACCATTGTTTTTCTTGGTTCCTACTCATTCTCTTGTGAGTACATAGTTCTTTGAGAAACTTTGTGTACCTCGCTATGCTCTTGATTGCCGTCAAGAGGGGAAGGTTGACTTTGACCTTCTTGAAGACTTCAAGGATTTCTTCGTCATTCTTAAATTCCTTCCTTGGTGATGCAAGCCTAGAAGGAAATGGAGGATTAGAACAGTCTCTTGAATCATTAttgaaggaagaagaagcaTCAGAGGAAGAAGGGTTAGTATGTACCTTATTCTCTTGATTAGAATCGACTTTTTCTAAGTTTGGATTGCTTTGAGACAAGGAGATACCatctttttcatttaaaattctGCCACTTCTTAAAGTAATCGCACTCACATTTGCGTGGTTGGGCGGGAAGTTTAGCCTTCCTTTCCGTTTTAAGAACATGTATTGCTAATTGATTAAACTTACCTCCTAACTTAGTAATTAATGCTTTCGTAATATCTATGTCACTTCTAATGGCTTCAAATGCATTAACGATTTGTTCACCCAACTTAACTAAATTTTTCTCAATCGGTTTTGAAACTATTTGAGCTAAGAGCTAACTTGGAGATGATCTCCTCTAGGTACGTACCTTGTGATGAAGATGATGAAGTGGAAGTGTTGGTAGGTTTGGGTTCTTGAGGACTCACCTTAGGTTTGGATGGTCCCTCTATCTAGAGTTATAGGTGTTACTCTGTGAATCATTTCTTCTAAAACCTCCTATGGGCATTGATCATTGTGATGGCCTAGTGGTTATttatagaaatacaagttattatggtcTTTTAAGTAGAACAAGGGAGCCAAAACACAGGATAATGTGTCACATAGTTTCTATCGCAAATCCATAAACATTAGAGAATATAACTTGCATAAGTCGCATGCTTGTTTTATCCTGCTTTTTAGTGTTTTATCGTAGgattataaagaaaagaagacacAGTGAATTGCAAGAGGAGTGCATGCAAAAGTACTGTGATAGGAAACTTGTATGGCGATTAAACATCCTTATGTGAGGAACCACATCATCACGCGATGAAGATTCACTAgcagacaagaatggtagttggagttgatgtggcTTGACAGGGCTGCAATCGATGCTGACATGTTCAGAAGAATAGAAACTTCTCGTCTAAATTGGTCTATATAAAACCTCCATCCCTACCATGTAAATATGTCGGGTCTGAATGGACCAAAACCTAAAGAGCTCCATAAGAGCCGGCAAAAAGGACTAGCCTTTCCGCCTtttgtaaaagatcttttctctTCCTGGTCAAACttgtaagtgagagcttagagagaatccttcttcttcttccccctaacttgtaaaagagccaacGAATGCTTAGGCATTTTGCAGCTCAGATCCTTTTTCTTGctttccatttttgtacttTCATTGTAATGCCAACGTTCATTTTTTACATGGTCATATgacctacattctttaatacattgcaacTTTTCCCCTTTCAATCTATCATTCCATTACTGTTCATTTttgaagtgttataagtagcttatgtttgtgataagttcttgataagagaTTTAACTTATAAAGTTCTATCGCGTTTAGTTAAGCTCACTCCATCATTTGGCTAGTGTTTGTCGTCAATTgctcgagagagtaagtagcaagaaCATAGCTAAACGTGTGCAAGGAGGAGTCTGTAGACAAACTCCACCCTAGCGATTAAACCTCCATCATTTGTAttccgaaaggagaacaagtgtgatAACTTGGCACCTAAAGGTTGTTACCCTTAAAAGAGAGGTAATATGACCCTTACAAGTAATGAAATGTATATAGTCATtgcgtaattattttttatcatttaCATCTCGAGAGGTGAGTAAGTGTGGTGTTTAGACACTAAGAAGTGTTCACCTTAAGTAAAAGATGTTAAGTGAACGTTATGGCATCAAGGACTATCCCATGGCCTAATTGCCTAACAATGCGGAGACATTCCTTCACACTTTCTTTAACACAAGTTAGTTCAATCTCCATATTTCAACCACGTATTGTCACTGTTTACAaaatctctagtgtagatagtaGATTTAGTATACAATCATACATTTATTTTATACTATATAAAAATTGTATACTGCCTAGATGAGAAGTAGACTTTAGAATTAAGGTTTGGTAGAAATTTTATGTGTTCAACCTTGGTTTAGCTAAGAAATCTCTCACTCTacttacacttgggcaagcgAGAAGAAAACTTGTACTACATATTTACCATTTGGAAATCAGCAACGCATAGATAGGAAGACACcttttttattccttatttCTACTCTAATTGCCTACTAAGTCATTCACTTAGAGCTTATCATGACATATCCATGAATAAATGTTGCACACACACGAACTACCACCCCTTAGCAAGGCACAAACTCCACAAGCAGTGACCTTAAGAACCTCCCCTTGCTCTAGAAACTGGAAAACAAAAATTTCTAAGAATTTTTCATAAGTTGTTCCCATGAAGTTATGGTTTGCAGCTCTAGGTTAATAAGCCATCTTTTTTAGTGATCGGGTAATGAAAAGGGAAAGGCCCTAAGGTTAACTGTTCTTCGGTTACCCCGTGAGGTGCAAGGAGTTTACAAGTCCATGAAAAATGTCTAAGATGCTTGTGTGCATCTTCCCTATTTGATCCTTTAAAGATGTAAGTTCGTGATCAAGTCCAACCTAAGGTGGAAGTTTGTTGTGGTAGGTGGGATCACTATACTTATTGGCCTTTGATGCACCTCAAGCTCATAAAGTTCCTTAAGGGTTTTTTCGGGTATCTCCTCTCCATTGTATTGTTTAAAGGGTTCTCTAGGGTTGTCTTTAAAAGTCTTTCTAAAGGTGGTTATACTTCTTTGTGAATATGAGATTCTAGATTATTTGAGCTATTagcctttttattttattttcttagttTCCTCTCATGCAATGTAATATCTTCTACAAATTCTAAACTAGAAGCATTAGGCATCCTAGTCATGCACTAAGGAaaccaaagaaaaagaaaataacatgcaaacttttttatatgtttttttaaatgtttttttagaAGCTACAAATTCAAAATACTTTCTAAAGATATCCAAAAATATGCAAGCAAGAATTCAAGAAAGTAACTATGTCGTGTCACTCCTCGACAACAACATCATTTTTTGACAAGGCAGGAAAAGTGTGTAATATGTAGTTGGTAAGGTCGTTTAAAGAGTAATCATGCAACAATATATGCTAATTATTATGGGAAATGGAACACTAGTTGCAAGTTAAAAGAATTAGAAAAAGAGTAGAGACTTATAACCAATTCACCTTGACAAAAGATTATTTATAAAGACCCTTACTTATTACCGTAGTGTGGTGACATATAAGGGCGTCGAACCCAAAGGAGTGGAGGGGATTCTTACTTGAATTCAAACTAGGAAAAATTGTTAGAAAAATTAAGAAAGCATTAAAAGATTAATCAAGAAATTTAAAGAATCATGTTGTGACAGTAAATTCTAAGTTGTTCCAACTCAAGATAATAAAATATCTAAAAAATTTACTCAATTAATAAAAGTGAGGCAAGATTAATTGGACATTTAAGGGGGTTTTGGAGGGTATTTTGTAGAAAGTTTTGTGTGATTTTTGAGTGGGAACTTGATGAATGAGCGAATTGGAGTGAGTGAAGTTATTTATAGGATTTTAGGGCAGTGGAAATGTAATGTTTGGTGAAATCGGTGAAGAAGACAAAGGAAATGGGGCGTTTCACGTCAAATTGGGTATTTCATGCGAAAAAAGGAAGTAACGCGCATTGGACTTGAACTGGCAACCTGAAGGACGCATGCAATACAAATGGTTGACACGTGGCTGCAAATGACGAACGAAAAGAAACGCGTGCAAAGTGTTTTTGGattgaaaattcaaattttattttacttcAGTTAAAACTCAAACTTGTAACCTTAGGGTGGTGCATGCTTGTTATTTTATATGCATATGCAATGACTCGTGGTTACGTCATGATCAGGCTTTAATTGAGGGACTGACAGGCGACTGAGATAGGTTATGTGATAAAAGATGCAATCCTACTCATGCGTTGCAAAACTTCTAAAGATATGCATGTAGTACAAGTTTCCCTGTCTATTGTTCAAGTACAAGCGAAGAGAGGTTTCCTAATAAGTCTAGGGTCGAACATAGGGAGTTAATGCTCTTAAAAATCAACTAAAATCATGTGGTATAGTCTATATAGTATTGGTATGAATATAATTTATCCTACTTATTTACATTAAGATGCTTTGACGATGCAATTGAATGGAAAGTGAACTCAGTTCTAGGCATGACAAGAAGGAATGTTTAATTTTCTAACCACAATGAATTGTGCTTTAATAGTTTGAAAAGATACAAAGCATACATTAACTTCAAATTAGAGCGTGTAACCTCTTGGCACCTTCGCCATACTTTCTCGTCTTTTGGGATCCAAATACCTAAAAGTTAATATGTGATTTGTACCTAATCGTCTTGTTTGCACTATTAGTAATTTGTCCTTAATTAAGGTGGCAATTTTTCGGTGATTTCGCCGCACATGTTAATATCTTTGCAACTTATGCGAAGGACAAATTCGGTAACAATATTGCATTTCTACAATCTTTCGCTGCCTTCTTAGTTAGCTACGTGCTTTCACTTGTTAAGTGATTGTGATCAATATCATTGTCTTTCTCTCAAATACACAATGTGTTGACATCCGCGTTTAACTAAACAAAACTtataaaacaacaaaaagatTTTCTAGTATTAAAAACATTGCAAGCTAACTAAACAGATTGAACATGAACAATAAAAGGAAAATGAGAGAATGATAGAAGAAATGCATCGCTATTATAAATATAGCTTTAGACCTCTC
It includes:
- the LOC103485924 gene encoding cysteine and histidine-rich domain-containing protein RAR1 isoform X1, with product MEQQIVGLRCQRIGCNALFTEEDNPEGSCQYHDSPIFHDGMKEWSCCKKRSHDFSLFLEIPGCKTGKHTTEKPVLTKPTTAVKKLSPPLSSMTNALGKESCARCQQGFFCSDHGTQIKGTNKSINETSTIPGASNTDTQAPPTKKKEIGINEPQICKNKGCGKTFTEMENHETACSYHPGPPVFHDRLRGWQCCNIHVKEFDEFMEIPPCSRGWHNADPA
- the LOC103485924 gene encoding cysteine and histidine-rich domain-containing protein RAR1 isoform X2: MKEWSCCKKRSHDFSLFLEIPGCKTGKHTTEKPVLTKPTTAVKKLSPPLSSMTNALGKESCARCQQGFFCSDHGTQIKGTNKSINETSTIPGASNTDTQAPPTKKKEIGINEPQICKNKGCGKTFTEMENHETACSYHPGPPVFHDRLRGWQCCNIHVKEFDEFMEIPPCSRGWHNADPA